Proteins found in one Helicobacter colisuis genomic segment:
- the nspC gene encoding carboxynorspermidine decarboxylase has translation MQTQNYPKNFEAIPSPCYVLEEGKFIKNLEILDSIQKESGAKILLALKGYALWRSFDIAKKYLSGITASGLYEARLGYETFGGEITTFSPAYKYEEMQELVKISDHIIFNSFLQWQTFKPLIDEANQWRENKIQVGLRVNPQYSEVTPAIYNPCIKGSRLGITPKEFKKGVKKYGLEGISGLHFHTHCEQNSDALRRTLKYFIQYFGRYIPQMQWINFGGGHHITRKDYDRELLVKIIKKFKKRFEVEVYLEPGEAVGWQCGFLIGSVIDIVHNGVDIAILDVSATAHMPDCLEMPYRPMVRNSYLAKAISKNGHLKLKGEQKYAYRFGGPTCLAGDIIGDYSFKEPLKLGDRIIFEDMVHYTIVKNNTFNGVPLPSIGMIDKEGRFKLFKSYSYENYKERNS, from the coding sequence ATGCAAACCCAAAATTATCCTAAGAATTTTGAAGCAATTCCAAGCCCTTGTTATGTGCTAGAAGAGGGCAAGTTTATTAAGAATCTGGAAATTTTAGATTCTATTCAAAAAGAAAGTGGAGCAAAGATTCTTTTGGCTCTTAAAGGTTATGCGCTTTGGAGAAGTTTTGATATTGCCAAAAAATACTTGAGTGGAATCACTGCAAGTGGGCTTTATGAAGCTAGGCTTGGTTATGAGACTTTTGGTGGTGAGATTACAACCTTTAGCCCAGCTTATAAATATGAGGAGATGCAAGAATTAGTTAAAATCTCTGATCATATTATTTTTAACTCTTTTTTGCAATGGCAGACTTTTAAGCCTCTGATTGATGAAGCAAATCAATGGCGTGAAAATAAAATACAAGTTGGTTTGCGAGTTAATCCTCAATATAGCGAAGTTACTCCTGCAATCTATAATCCTTGCATTAAAGGATCTAGGCTTGGGATTACACCTAAAGAATTTAAAAAAGGAGTAAAAAAATATGGTTTAGAAGGTATTAGTGGATTGCATTTTCATACACATTGCGAACAAAATAGTGATGCGTTAAGAAGAACTTTGAAGTATTTCATTCAATATTTTGGGCGATATATTCCACAAATGCAGTGGATAAATTTTGGTGGAGGGCACCACATTACACGCAAAGATTACGATAGAGAATTGTTAGTTAAGATTATTAAAAAGTTTAAAAAACGATTTGAAGTGGAAGTGTATTTGGAACCTGGAGAAGCGGTGGGTTGGCAATGTGGATTCTTAATTGGTAGTGTGATAGATATTGTGCATAATGGTGTTGATATTGCTATTTTAGATGTGAGTGCTACTGCACATATGCCTGATTGTCTTGAAATGCCCTATCGCCCTATGGTAAGAAATAGCTATCTAGCTAAGGCTATTTCTAAAAATGGTCATTTAAAGCTTAAAGGAGAGCAAAAATATGCCTATCGCTTTGGTGGTCCAACTTGCTTAGCAGGGGATATTATTGGGGATTATAGTTTTAAAGAGCCACTAAAGCTAGGCGATAGAATCATCTTTGAAGATATGGTGCATTATACTATTGTAAAAAATAATACTTTCAATGGTGTTCCTTTGCCAAGTATTGGTATGATTGATAAAGAAGGGCGATTTAAACTTTTTAAATCTTATTCTTATGAGAATTACAAAGAAAGAAATAGCTAA